A single Streptomyces mirabilis DNA region contains:
- a CDS encoding CBM35 domain-containing protein, protein MPRTPRRPRTVSGLMGAVVVTAALVGTALTVPAAQAATPQLTVDLGTTTGAVMHGANGALYGLSDDGVPGDSLVTPLHMTSIAQKAPDGTQHPNGDALAVQPAFARGGGGDNLIYMQDIYASWPYENLGLSDYLSKVDTMVSEVAARSDASTFVWVPFNEPDGNWYTGLGSSTTATYNSALASFESDWTTVYNKIHSIIPNARIAGPNETHYDARLMGDFYPWAKANNVLPDITTWHELDPSSLSNFEGNLAAYRTIESNAGISARPVNINEYGDRPDLSVPGQMVQWMSMFERNKVYADQAYWDIAGNLDGNVSQTDIPNGDWWLLRWYAGLTGQTAKVTPPQSNVIDTLQGIASLDTGRKQAQVLLGGGTSGSANTVVQHIPSSFGSTVNVSVERTAWSGYEGAGPAPTVLARSTYTVASDGSITVPLTNLDPMSAYRIVVNPAGTGTPTTASVPWSASYEAENATITDGTVYTQGSVSNAYGYATSGTKDVGSLNQTDSKVAFSVSVPTTGTYNLNVFYGNQSGGPATQTLTVDGGSSQTVTYSPTLNWTYRSTAGASVSLTAGTHTITLAKGTNEVTLDKIDLTAASTADTSYPATYADITGSPTYSYTASGTTGAGALALPSGSSAAFDVYAPTDGYYTVHTDYSSNGSGTLTLDGATAVTLASTSGTLTDKSSRLYLSAGNNRITAATSGSTTLTLRDLRVAASADTTGVTAYEAESGTLAGTAVATSDTWASGGSYVGYIGNGSANTLTLKVSAASAGRYVMNVRYANDQVSGSGNYNTNVVSRAAQISINGGTAQTVMFRNNYSWSTYWDLPVPVTLTAGTNTITFADAGAYAPNIDRITVAPVTG, encoded by the coding sequence ATGCCTCGAACACCTCGCAGACCCCGTACTGTCAGCGGACTCATGGGCGCGGTCGTAGTGACCGCCGCCCTCGTGGGCACGGCGCTGACCGTCCCCGCCGCGCAGGCGGCCACCCCGCAGCTGACCGTCGATCTCGGCACGACCACCGGCGCGGTCATGCACGGGGCCAACGGCGCCCTGTACGGACTCAGCGACGACGGCGTGCCCGGCGACAGCCTGGTCACGCCCCTGCACATGACGTCCATCGCCCAGAAGGCGCCCGACGGTACCCAGCACCCCAACGGCGACGCACTGGCCGTCCAGCCCGCCTTCGCCCGCGGGGGCGGCGGCGACAACCTGATCTACATGCAGGACATCTACGCCTCGTGGCCGTACGAGAACCTGGGGCTGAGCGACTACCTGTCGAAGGTCGACACGATGGTCAGCGAGGTCGCGGCCCGCTCCGACGCGAGCACGTTCGTGTGGGTGCCGTTCAACGAGCCGGACGGGAACTGGTACACGGGGCTTGGCAGTTCGACCACCGCCACGTACAACAGCGCGCTCGCGAGCTTCGAGAGTGACTGGACGACGGTCTACAACAAGATCCACTCGATCATCCCGAACGCCCGCATCGCCGGCCCCAACGAGACCCACTACGACGCCCGCCTGATGGGCGACTTCTACCCCTGGGCCAAGGCCAACAACGTCCTGCCGGACATCACCACCTGGCACGAACTGGACCCCAGTTCCCTGTCCAACTTCGAGGGGAACCTCGCCGCCTACCGGACCATCGAGAGCAACGCCGGCATCAGCGCGCGGCCGGTCAACATCAACGAGTACGGTGACCGCCCCGACCTCTCGGTCCCGGGTCAGATGGTCCAGTGGATGTCCATGTTCGAGCGGAACAAGGTCTACGCCGACCAGGCGTACTGGGACATCGCGGGGAACCTGGACGGCAACGTCAGCCAGACCGACATCCCCAACGGCGACTGGTGGCTGCTGCGTTGGTACGCGGGCCTGACCGGCCAGACCGCCAAGGTGACCCCGCCGCAGTCCAACGTGATCGACACGCTCCAGGGCATCGCGTCCCTCGACACCGGCCGTAAGCAGGCCCAGGTCCTCCTCGGCGGCGGCACCTCCGGCTCGGCGAACACCGTCGTGCAGCACATACCGTCGTCGTTCGGCAGCACCGTCAACGTCTCCGTGGAGCGCACCGCCTGGAGCGGTTACGAGGGCGCGGGCCCCGCGCCGACCGTGCTGGCCCGCAGCACGTACACCGTCGCCTCGGACGGCAGCATCACCGTGCCGCTGACCAACCTCGACCCCATGTCGGCCTACCGGATCGTCGTCAACCCCGCGGGCACCGGCACGCCCACCACGGCGAGCGTGCCCTGGTCGGCGTCGTACGAGGCCGAGAACGCGACCATCACCGACGGCACCGTCTACACCCAGGGCTCCGTCTCCAACGCGTACGGCTACGCCACCTCGGGCACCAAGGACGTCGGCAGCCTGAACCAGACGGACAGCAAGGTCGCCTTCAGCGTCAGCGTCCCCACCACGGGCACGTACAACCTCAACGTCTTCTACGGCAACCAGTCCGGCGGCCCGGCGACCCAGACCCTCACCGTCGACGGCGGCTCGTCGCAGACGGTCACCTACTCGCCGACGCTGAACTGGACCTACCGTTCCACGGCCGGCGCCTCGGTGTCCCTGACCGCGGGCACCCACACGATCACCCTGGCCAAGGGGACCAACGAGGTCACCCTCGACAAGATCGACCTGACCGCGGCCTCCACCGCGGACACCTCCTATCCGGCCACGTACGCGGACATCACCGGCTCGCCCACCTACAGCTACACGGCCTCCGGCACGACCGGTGCCGGCGCCCTGGCCCTGCCCTCGGGCTCTTCCGCCGCCTTCGACGTCTACGCGCCGACCGACGGCTACTACACCGTGCACACCGACTACTCCTCGAACGGGTCCGGCACCCTCACCCTGGACGGCGCCACCGCCGTCACCCTCGCCTCCACGAGCGGCACGCTCACCGACAAGAGCTCGCGGCTGTACCTGTCTGCGGGCAACAACCGCATCACCGCGGCCACTTCGGGCTCCACCACGCTGACACTGCGCGACCTGCGCGTGGCCGCGAGCGCCGACACCACGGGCGTCACCGCCTACGAGGCCGAGAGCGGCACCCTCGCGGGAACCGCCGTCGCCACCTCGGACACCTGGGCCTCCGGCGGCAGTTACGTCGGCTACATCGGCAACGGCTCGGCCAACACCCTCACCCTCAAGGTGAGCGCCGCCAGTGCCGGGCGGTACGTCATGAACGTCCGCTACGCCAACGACCAGGTCTCCGGCTCCGGGAACTACAACACCAACGTCGTCTCCCGGGCGGCCCAGATCTCGATCAACGGCGGCACCGCGCAGACCGTCATGTTCCGCAACAACTACAGCTGGTCCACCTACTGGGACCTGCCCGTGCCGGTCACTCTCACCGCCGGCACCAACACGATCACCTTCGCCGACGCCGGCGCCTACGCACCCAACATCGACCGCATCACCGTCGCGCCGGTCACCGGCTGA
- the araB gene encoding ribulokinase → MSNSARNTEQKGGPVVNAEHSEDTHPDTYVIGVDYGTLSGRAVVVRVADGAELAVAEHPYTHAVLDRKLPDGTPLPPDWALQVPADYIDVLRIAVPEALARSGVRPEQVIGIGTDFTACTVLPVLADGTPLCELPDLAGRPHAYAKLWRHHAAQAQADRITALADERKEPWLRRYGGKISSEWEFAKALQLLEEDPELYELTDRWIEAADWIVWRLSGTYVRNACTAGYKGQLQDGSYPSPDHLAALNPGFADFVTDKLDQPIGQLGDLAGGLTAEAAVWTGLPEGIAVCVGNVDAHVTAPAATAVEPGRMVAIMGTSTCHVMSSDQWAEVPGMCGVVDGGILPGLWGYEAGQSGVGDIFGWFVRTAFPVSYAEEAAALGRDPHEHLTALAAEQKVGEHGLIALDWQSGNRSVLVDHDLSGVLVGLTLSTRPEDVYRALLEATAYGTRTIIEAFETSGVPVRELIIAGGLTKNPLLMQIYADVTRLPLGVIDSAQGAALGAAMHAAVAAGAYPDIRAAAHAMGKARPAVYRPNPERAAAYDRLYAEYRLLHDYFGRGANEVMHRLRRLRAQASA, encoded by the coding sequence ATGTCGAACAGTGCACGAAACACCGAACAGAAGGGCGGCCCGGTGGTGAACGCCGAGCACAGCGAAGACACCCATCCCGACACCTACGTCATCGGAGTCGACTACGGGACGCTGTCCGGGCGGGCCGTGGTGGTCCGTGTCGCCGACGGCGCCGAACTGGCCGTCGCCGAGCACCCGTACACCCACGCCGTCCTCGACCGGAAGCTCCCCGACGGGACCCCGCTGCCGCCCGACTGGGCACTGCAGGTGCCCGCGGACTACATCGACGTCCTGCGGATCGCCGTACCCGAGGCCCTGGCCCGATCCGGTGTGCGGCCGGAGCAGGTCATCGGTATCGGCACGGACTTCACCGCGTGCACGGTCCTGCCGGTCCTCGCCGACGGCACGCCCCTGTGCGAACTGCCCGACCTCGCCGGCCGACCGCACGCCTACGCCAAACTGTGGCGCCACCACGCCGCGCAGGCCCAGGCCGACCGCATCACCGCACTGGCCGACGAACGCAAGGAGCCCTGGCTGCGGCGGTACGGCGGGAAGATCTCCTCGGAGTGGGAGTTCGCCAAGGCCCTGCAGTTGCTGGAGGAGGACCCCGAACTCTACGAGCTGACCGACCGCTGGATCGAGGCCGCCGACTGGATCGTGTGGCGCCTGTCCGGCACCTACGTCCGCAACGCCTGCACCGCCGGATACAAGGGCCAGCTCCAGGACGGCAGTTACCCCTCCCCCGACCACCTTGCCGCGCTCAACCCCGGCTTCGCCGACTTCGTGACCGACAAGCTGGACCAGCCGATCGGCCAACTCGGTGATCTGGCAGGCGGGTTGACGGCGGAGGCCGCCGTGTGGACGGGCCTGCCCGAAGGCATCGCCGTGTGCGTGGGGAACGTGGACGCCCATGTGACGGCACCCGCGGCCACCGCGGTGGAACCGGGCCGGATGGTCGCCATCATGGGCACCTCCACCTGCCATGTGATGAGCTCCGACCAGTGGGCCGAAGTGCCGGGCATGTGCGGGGTCGTCGACGGCGGCATCCTGCCGGGCCTGTGGGGCTACGAGGCCGGGCAGAGCGGCGTCGGCGACATCTTCGGCTGGTTCGTGCGCACCGCCTTCCCCGTGTCGTACGCCGAGGAGGCCGCCGCACTCGGCCGCGACCCGCACGAACACCTCACCGCCCTCGCCGCCGAACAGAAGGTGGGCGAGCACGGGCTGATCGCCCTGGACTGGCAGAGCGGCAACCGGTCCGTGCTCGTCGACCATGACCTGAGCGGCGTCCTGGTGGGTCTGACGCTGTCCACCCGCCCCGAGGACGTCTACCGGGCGCTGCTGGAGGCCACCGCCTACGGCACCCGCACCATCATCGAGGCGTTCGAGACGTCCGGCGTCCCGGTCCGAGAGCTGATCATCGCGGGCGGCCTGACGAAGAACCCGCTGCTGATGCAGATCTACGCCGACGTCACCCGACTCCCTCTCGGCGTCATCGACTCGGCGCAGGGCGCCGCGCTCGGCGCGGCGATGCACGCGGCGGTCGCGGCCGGGGCGTACCCGGACATCCGGGCCGCCGCCCACGCCATGGGCAAGGCCCGCCCGGCCGTCTACCGGCCCAATCCCGAGCGGGCCGCCGCCTACGACCGCCTGTACGCCGAATACCGGCTCCTGCACGACTACTTCGGCCGTGGCGCGAACGAGGTCATGCACCGCCTGCGCCGCCTCCGCGCCCAGGCGTCCGCCTGA